The following is a genomic window from Nitrosomonas communis.
CGCTTTGTTGAAAATATGAGAATGCACAACTTTACCAGTAAAACCCTGAATCGTACATTTGATCAACTTATCTTTGTGACCTCAACCCAAGTAAAGGTGGCTCAATAACTCATAACAAAGAATTGAATTCTGAGGTTGGGGACTGATGGTAGTGTTTGACTTGTTGTGACAATCTCGTGACAATCGCATCATTGTTTTTGGTCAACAAACCCAATGAACAGCTTATTTTTTAGATTTTTGATTTCATCACGATATTGAGCTGCCTTTTCAAACTCTAAATTTTTAGCCGATTCCAGCATTTGTTTTTCTAGCAACTTGATTTCTTTTGTTAGTTGGGATTCACTCATATGGTCATAGCGAGCCTGTACTTGGGCTATTCCCATTTTTCCCTGTACAGGCTCATTGCTATAAACACCATCAATAAGATCCTTGATACGTTTACTGACACTTCGCGGCGTAATATGATTGGATTGATTAAATAACATTTGCTTTTTACGCCGCCGTTCAGTTTCATCTATAGCTCGCTGCATGGAATTGGTAACACGGTCAGCATAAAGAATAGCCGTACCATTAATATGACGTGCGGCTCTTCCCATGGTTTGAATCAGCGAGCGCTCTGAACGCAGAAAACCTTCTTTATCCGCATCCAGTATACCTACTAACGATACTTCCGGGATATCCAACCCTTCCCGCAATAGATTGATTCCAACCAAGACATCAAACTTGCCAAGGCGCAAATCCCGAATAATTTCGACTCGTTCAACCGTATCAATATCCGAATGAAGATACCGCACTCTAATCCCATGGTCCGAGAAATAATCGGTCAAATCCTCTGCCATACGTTTAGTAAGCGTGGTAATAAGCGTTCGCTCTGCCTTCGCCGTACGCAGCGTAACTTCCGACATCAGATCATCCACCTGCGTGGCTACCGGACGTATGATAATTTCCGGATCCACCAGACCAGTAGGCCGAACCACCTGCTCTGCAATCTGGCCGCTTTTTCTTTGCTCATATTCTGCTGGCGTCGCTGAGATAAAAATGGTCTGAGGCATCAATTTCTCAAACTCATCAAATTTTAGCGGTCGATTATCTAATGCGGAAGGTAACCTGAAACCATAACCCACCAGATTCTCCTTACGCGACCGATCACCCTTATACATCCCTCCTAACTGAGGAACAGTTACATGACTCTCATCAATAATCATTAAAGCATTATTTGGCAGATAGTCGATTAATGTGGGTGGAGGCTCACCCGCTTTTCTGCCTGAAAAATGACGTGAATAATTCTCGATACCTTTACAGAAACCCAGCTCATTCAACATCTCCAAATCAAAGCGAGTGCGCTGCTCAATTCGTTGAGCTTCCACCAGCTTGTTTTGTTGATGAAAGTACTCGATACGTTCTGCCAATTCAGTCTTGATGGTCTCAATTGCCCGTAGCGTAGTACTTCTCGGCGTTACATAATGACTCGAAGGATAAACGGTATAGCGTGATATTTTTTGCAGAATTCGCCCTGTTAGCGGATCAAAGGAAGAGATATATTCCACCATGTCATCAAACAACGATACCCGGATGGCTACTTCTGAGTTCTCTGCCGGGAAGATATCAAGTGTATCGCCTCTCACCCTGAAAGTACCGCGGCTAAACTCGAATTCATTTCGCTGATACTGCATGCCGGTAAGCCGCGCGATAATATCTCGTTGGGATATTTTCTCATGTTCGCGCAAGTGCAGGATCATGCTGTGATAATCAACCGGGTCACCAATACCATAAATGCAGGATACCGTTGCCACAATAATGGCATCTTTGCGTTCAAGCAGTGATTTGGTTGCAGAAAGGCGCATTTGTTCAATATGCTCATTAATACTGGAATCTTTTTCTATGTAAAGATCGCGCGAAGGAACATACGCTTCGGGTTGATAATAATCATAATAAGACACGAAATACTCAATGGCATTCTCCGGAAAAAATTCCCGCATTTCTGCATATAATTGTGCCGCCAGTGTTTTATTAGGAGCGATGATAATCGCAGGACGTCCTAGTTGGGCAATGGTATTAGCTATCGTGAAGGTTTTACCTGAGCCTGTCACTCCCAGCAATGTTTGAAAAAGCAGACCGTCTTCTACACCTTCAACCAGTTTGCCGATTGCCTCAGGCTGATCGCCAGCAGGCTCAAAAGATTGGTAAAGTTTATAAGGACTGTTGGGAAAGGTAATAATCACGGGTATAATTTCAATGCAAGAAACTAATTTAATTCTATCATGTTGGGTACCGACCATTTCAGGAGCACAGTAGTGGAACTCTCAAAACGCGCACAGGCTATCAAACCATCGCCTACTCTTACCGTTACTGCCAAAGCTGCAAAGCTTAAATCTGAGGGCAAAGATATTATTTCACTCGGGGCAGGTGAACCTGATTTTGACACACCACAACATATTAAAGAGGCAGCCATTGCTGCAATTAATGCTGGTTTTACGAAATATACCCAAGTAGGGGGTACACCCGCACTCAAAAATGCCATTATTGCAAAATTCAAACGTGACAATGATTTAAATTTTAGTGCTAAAGAAATTCTCGTTTCCTGTGGCGGAAAACAAAGTTTTTTTAATCTGGTATTAGCCACGATCAATCCAGGCGATGAAGTGATTATTCCGGCCCCCTATTGGGTTTCTTATCCCGATATTGTGTTTATAGCTGAAGGAAAACCTGTCTTTATAGAAACAGGTATCGAAGACGGCTTTAAAATTACCGCGCAACAACTGGAAGAGGCTATCACCCCAAAGACAAAAATGTTTGTTATCAATAGTCCTAGCAATCCATCTGGCGCCGTTTATAGTCTGGATGAACTTAAAGCATTAGGTGAAGTATTAAGAAAATACCCCAATATTTTGATTGCAACCGATGATATGTACGAACATATTCTTTTATCAAATGATAAGTTTGTCAATATACTTAATGCCTGCCCGGATCTGCGCGCACGCACCATGGTCTTGAATGGTGTCTCCAAGGCTTATGCGATGACAGGTTGGCGAATCGGCTATTGTGGCGGGCCTGAGCATATCATCACAGGAATGGAGAATATTCAATCACAAAGTACTTCTAACCCTACCTCTATCTCACAGATTGCAGCTGAAGCCGCGCTTAATGGCGATCAATCCTGCATGATTCCGATGCAAGCAGCGTTTAAGGAACGTAATCAGTTTATTACTGATAGATTAAATAAAATTCCAGGCATGCGTTGTTTATTGTCTGGCGGTGCATTCTATGCGTTTGCTGATGCCCGGCAAGCGATACAAAAACTACAAAAAGATGGGCACATGAAAGATGATAATGATATCGATTTCAGCGAGTTACTATTAGAAAAAGCAGGCGTGGCTGTTGTACCGGGATCAGTCTTTGGTTGCAAAGGCTATATACGCTTATCTTTTGCGACTTCCATGAAAAATCTGGAAGAAGCCGTTAAACGTTTAGATAATATGCTGAAATAAGCGTAGTGCAGCTGAATCGGTTTTCCGTTTCCAATATAAGCCCGATTTTGTTGACTCTCCTTGCCGCATTATTGATACTATCTGCCGCACGTGCTCACACCATGTTTGCTTGGGGAAGGATCATTCAATAAAATCCCAGGCAACCCAATGGTTCTAAGCGGTTAACTGTTAGTTATCAAAAAAATTCAAGCGTTATATTTTTGTTTTATTTTTTATTGCACTGCTTTAGGCAACTTTTTTCTTGGTCTTGCCTGCACGAGATGGAATATTGCAGAGCCCACAAACATGATTAGTATGTATTTCTAAGCTATGAACTATAAAATTACCCTTACATTTGGTGCAAGGGATAACACGCAATACTCTACTTTCCAGGAAACGTACTAATGTCCAGGCACGTGTTAAACTTAGCACGCGCTGAAGGCTGTTAATTTCAATATGCTCAAGATATAGCTTATAGCTTTTTATAATGGCATCAATAGTATGCACATTGGTATGCTTAATAATAAAATTATAAATATTAATAAATAATGAAGAATGGACGTTGGGTTGCCAGCTGGTAAACCAGTCTTCAGAATAAGGTAACATCCCTTTGGGAGGAGATATCCCTTTTATCTCCTTATATAGCCTTACCAGCCTCTCACGGCTTAGTTCAGTATTTGCTTCTAAAACTTGTAACCTGGCGCCAAGTTTAATTAAATCAGTAGCAAGTTGAATTTGTTTCGCTTCTGATATAAGGCTTTTTTCTCGCATACAATTCTCTTTGACCTAATATTCTGAATTAAGCAATAATTTCGGTTGAAGACCCAGACATTAATATAGCAGCATGAGATTGGGCCAAGGCGCGATCCCGACCATGGTTAGATAAAATTTCAGTCAAGAGTTTGTCATCAAACCGGAAACGGCATAGCAACATATTAGAATTAGCCATTTTTAACAATTGACTAGAGGTAAGGTTCTCCAGAATATTTGCGATATCCTCACTAATACCGAGTCGATACATTGCTGTCACCTTGTCTTCACGCAACAATCGCTGAGCAAGTAACATATAGCCAAGATTAATCTCTCTTATTTCTTCATGAATCTGACTAGTTTCCATCACATTGCTCCTTATTTTCACTTTCATATTGAATTAAACACATCTTAAACTGGCAGCTCAGGAAGTAAATGGAATATCAACCAAATGAAGAGTCAGTATTTGACCCACCCCTTTGTAAGGCTTCTTCTTATATTTCATATATTCATTTATTTATCATATGGATACGATAAATTTTTTTTATTTAACTTATAGGCTGAGCAGGCGATTACTATTAGATTTACTATGTGTTTATTATTACCTCAAAATCAGGGAAACCGGAGATAGCGCAAACACTAAGAAACCCATGGAAATCAATGATAAGTAATAAGCATGCAAGGCAGACTATAATTTATTTTTCCGGATCTTAATATATCAAGTAAAATTCAAGGTTAGCTTCCGCTACAAAAATAAGCAGCAGTGTTTTTATACAACAAATAGTGATGCTTATTCTTTAGTGATAAAGCAGAACTACTCGTAACATCCAAAGTCTCAGTAAGTGCAGTTAAGAAAAAATAATCATAAACAATTCGAGAGTGTCGAATGAAATGCTGCAATGAGAAAATGAACTTTTTGATCGTTAATAAAACGAATCGAGCAGCTTTTGTCAAAGTCTCGTATCGAGTAGATGAGTGAAGCGCCAGTAGTGTTCATTGCAGCTATCGAAATGTATCGCAGCTTCCCCCACATGCTTTCAAGTTCCCTAGTTTTTATTTAAGCATTCTTTACCATAATTTACACAAGGTTTGATTTATGTTCATCAGTGTTCTTGATCTATTTAAAATCGGAATCGGCCCTTCGAGTTCTCACACTATGGGTCCAATGATGGCTGCCAATGATTTTCGCAGCCGCATTTATCAGCTTGTGGCAGCATCTTCGACCAATAAAGCGATGCATGTTCGTTGCGTACTTAAGGGTTCGCTGGCTTTTACCGGCAAAGGTCATGCAACAGACCGGGCCGTGGTATTGGGACTTCACGGCTATACTCCTGAAGCATTATCTGAGCAGGATGTGAATGCATTAACTGCAGAACTATGGACCACCCATTTCTTCACAGTCAACAAAGATACTGTCATCACATTCCACCCTGATAATGACATTATTTTTGATAAGCAGGAAACATTACCTCAACACCCCAATGGGATGATTTATACGCTGCTTGATGAAAATGAGGATGTTTTATTAAGTGAAACCTATTTTTCCATTGGAGGCGGGTTTATAAATACGCTTGCTGAAATTAGTCAACTCAGTGCTCCCCTGAAAATGGAACCCGCCAAATCTTTTCCTTTCCCGTTTGATTCAGCACGCAGCATGTTAGAAATGTCTCAGCAAAGCAATTATTCAATAGCCGAGATGAAGCGTGCCAATGAATTGACGAAAATATCGGCTGATGAACTTGATGAGGGTTTAGATAAAATTTGGCATGCGATGCAACGTTGTATTAAAAATGGTTTAACAACAGAAGGACAGCTCCCTGGCGGCCTCAAGGTATCGCGTCGAGCTAAAAAACTTTTTAATCAACTGCAAGATGACTCTAATAAAAAAGCAACTTTAAACGATTGGTTATGCGCGTACGCGATGGCTGTAAATGAAGAAAATGCAGCAGGCCACATGGTTGTAACTGCGCCCACCAATGGAGCAGCCGGGGTGATTCCAGCCGTACTCTATTACATGGTAAAGCACGAAAACGGTAGTCTTGAAAATGTAAGAGATTTTTTATTAACCGCGGCAGCAATTGGTGGCATCATCAAACACCGTAGCTCTATATCTGGCGCTGAAGTGGGTTGCCAGGGAGAAGTAGGGTCAGCTGCTGCCATGGCTGCAGCTGGCCTATGCGCAGCCCAGGGAGGAACAGTAAAGCAAATTGAAAATGCAGCAGAAATTGCGATCGAGCACCACTTGGGGATGACTTGTGATCCTGTAGGTGGTTTAGTACAAGTTCCCTGCATAGAACGGAATGGATTTGGCGCTATTAAAGCCCATACAGCAGCAGCACTCGCTCGCCGGGGAACAGGCGAGCATTTTATGCCACTCGATAACTGTATTGAAGCGATGAGACAAACTGGCCTGGAAATGTCACATAAATATAAAGAAACCTCATTGGGTGGTTTGGCCGTAAGCATTACTGAATGCTGATTAATCCTCAAACAGGACAAACACTATACAAACACCAGAAGGTTGGTCCTGTTGAGGTGGTAACAGCGAGCTAAATTATCCTGGCCATGATGCAATTCATCTAAAAGGCGGGTGGCACGATCAAGTAACACTGATCTGAGCAATATTTCTGCTTTCGCTAATAGACTCTACCCTTCCTACTTATGCAGCTGGTCCCAGAATATTTGATCGAGTTACCGGTGACGAATACCTTTACAAAGCAATTATCTGGGCATCAGGCAACCACTTCAATTATTTATTCTCTCGTTTTGTCACAACTTACTCTATGCTTGGTTTCTTTGAGCGCTTAATCAATCCGTTCCCACCCGAACATCCGGCTGAGCCGCCTAAGGGTTTGTACCAGTTCTGCCGCCACTATACCCGAGGAATCGAATTCTATCTGCTTTTGATGGCAATCCTCACTATTTGTGTTGCGGTCAGTGAAGCGATGCTTTATGGCATTTTAGGAAAGATTATCGATTGGCTGACTGAAAAAGATCCCCAGAATTTCTTGCAAGAAGAAATGCTCACACTGATTGGTTTATCGTTATTTATACTGCTGCTGATACCCATTCTGGTTATGTGCCATGCGTTGATCATGTACCAAACGTTAATGGGTAACTTCCCCATGATCGTGCGCTGGCAAGCCCATCGCTATCTACTCAATCAAAGCTATGCTTTTTTCCAGAATGAATTCAGCGGCCGCATTGCCACCAAAGTCATGCAGACAGCTTTGGCTGTACGTGAAACCGTCATGAAAACACTCGATGTGATGCTATTCATCGCGGTATATCTCATCACTACTCTGTTGCTCGTTGCAAATGCTGATCCTCACTTATGCATCCCACTGCTTATCTGGTTGGCTGTATATTCCATCATACTGTCTTATTTCATTCCAAGATTAAAAAAAATCTCTGAGGTACAGGCCGATGCACGTTCCAGCATGACCGGCCGTATTGTCGATA
Proteins encoded in this region:
- a CDS encoding L-serine ammonia-lyase, yielding MFISVLDLFKIGIGPSSSHTMGPMMAANDFRSRIYQLVAASSTNKAMHVRCVLKGSLAFTGKGHATDRAVVLGLHGYTPEALSEQDVNALTAELWTTHFFTVNKDTVITFHPDNDIIFDKQETLPQHPNGMIYTLLDENEDVLLSETYFSIGGGFINTLAEISQLSAPLKMEPAKSFPFPFDSARSMLEMSQQSNYSIAEMKRANELTKISADELDEGLDKIWHAMQRCIKNGLTTEGQLPGGLKVSRRAKKLFNQLQDDSNKKATLNDWLCAYAMAVNEENAAGHMVVTAPTNGAAGVIPAVLYYMVKHENGSLENVRDFLLTAAAIGGIIKHRSSISGAEVGCQGEVGSAAAMAAAGLCAAQGGTVKQIENAAEIAIEHHLGMTCDPVGGLVQVPCIERNGFGAIKAHTAAALARRGTGEHFMPLDNCIEAMRQTGLEMSHKYKETSLGGLAVSITEC
- the flhC gene encoding flagellar transcriptional regulator FlhC — translated: MREKSLISEAKQIQLATDLIKLGARLQVLEANTELSRERLVRLYKEIKGISPPKGMLPYSEDWFTSWQPNVHSSLFINIYNFIIKHTNVHTIDAIIKSYKLYLEHIEINSLQRVLSLTRAWTLVRFLESRVLRVIPCTKCKGNFIVHSLEIHTNHVCGLCNIPSRAGKTKKKVA
- the uvrB gene encoding excinuclease ABC subunit UvrB, whose amino-acid sequence is MIITFPNSPYKLYQSFEPAGDQPEAIGKLVEGVEDGLLFQTLLGVTGSGKTFTIANTIAQLGRPAIIIAPNKTLAAQLYAEMREFFPENAIEYFVSYYDYYQPEAYVPSRDLYIEKDSSINEHIEQMRLSATKSLLERKDAIIVATVSCIYGIGDPVDYHSMILHLREHEKISQRDIIARLTGMQYQRNEFEFSRGTFRVRGDTLDIFPAENSEVAIRVSLFDDMVEYISSFDPLTGRILQKISRYTVYPSSHYVTPRSTTLRAIETIKTELAERIEYFHQQNKLVEAQRIEQRTRFDLEMLNELGFCKGIENYSRHFSGRKAGEPPPTLIDYLPNNALMIIDESHVTVPQLGGMYKGDRSRKENLVGYGFRLPSALDNRPLKFDEFEKLMPQTIFISATPAEYEQRKSGQIAEQVVRPTGLVDPEIIIRPVATQVDDLMSEVTLRTAKAERTLITTLTKRMAEDLTDYFSDHGIRVRYLHSDIDTVERVEIIRDLRLGKFDVLVGINLLREGLDIPEVSLVGILDADKEGFLRSERSLIQTMGRAARHINGTAILYADRVTNSMQRAIDETERRRKKQMLFNQSNHITPRSVSKRIKDLIDGVYSNEPVQGKMGIAQVQARYDHMSESQLTKEIKLLEKQMLESAKNLEFEKAAQYRDEIKNLKNKLFIGFVDQKQ
- a CDS encoding pyridoxal phosphate-dependent aminotransferase; the protein is MELSKRAQAIKPSPTLTVTAKAAKLKSEGKDIISLGAGEPDFDTPQHIKEAAIAAINAGFTKYTQVGGTPALKNAIIAKFKRDNDLNFSAKEILVSCGGKQSFFNLVLATINPGDEVIIPAPYWVSYPDIVFIAEGKPVFIETGIEDGFKITAQQLEEAITPKTKMFVINSPSNPSGAVYSLDELKALGEVLRKYPNILIATDDMYEHILLSNDKFVNILNACPDLRARTMVLNGVSKAYAMTGWRIGYCGGPEHIITGMENIQSQSTSNPTSISQIAAEAALNGDQSCMIPMQAAFKERNQFITDRLNKIPGMRCLLSGGAFYAFADARQAIQKLQKDGHMKDDNDIDFSELLLEKAGVAVVPGSVFGCKGYIRLSFATSMKNLEEAVKRLDNMLK
- the flhD gene encoding flagellar transcriptional regulator FlhD — protein: METSQIHEEIREINLGYMLLAQRLLREDKVTAMYRLGISEDIANILENLTSSQLLKMANSNMLLCRFRFDDKLLTEILSNHGRDRALAQSHAAILMSGSSTEIIA